The Achromobacter deleyi region GGGTGGTGTCCAGTCCACGGTCCGAAGTGAGCGTAAGCGCCGTGGCATACGGCATGTGCGTGTGCAGGACGCAGGCCTTGCCGGCGATGCGATGGATAGCGGCATGGATAAACATCGCCGTGGGCTCGACCTCGTGCCGGCCAGCGAGCTTGTTGCCGTGCGCATCGATCAGCACGATGTCGTCCGCCTGCACTTCATGCCACATCAGGCCGCGCGGATTGAGCAGGAAATGATCCGGATCGCCCGGCAGCGCCACGCTGAAGTGGTTGCAGACGCCTTCGCCCAGGCCATGCGCAGCCGCTGCCCGCAGCGCCAGCGCGAGGTCGGCCCGCAATGCGGCGACGGGTTCGGCGTGAAAGAGCGCGTTGGCGAAGCGGGGTTCTTGGTTCATTGCAGCCTTCCAGGATGTAGGGGTGGGAACAGAGGAGTCAGAGCCAGCCGGCCTTGCGGAACAAGTCGGGGACACGATCCAGTGTTGCTACGGTAGCGTCCGGACGATAGTCAGGCAAGGGCTTGCGGCCGGTGCCCCGGTCTATCCATACGCAGCGAAAGCCTATGTCGCGGGCGGCTGCATGGTCCAGGTGGGGGCTGGCGCAAATATGGACGACCTCGTCGGGCGTGACGCCCAGGCTGTCGTGCGCATGGGCGAATATCTTGCGCGAAGGCTTGTAGGCGCCGGCTTGTTCGGCCGTGACGACGCGATCGATATGACCGCCCAGTTGCGCGACGTTGCCGGCGATGATGTCGTCGTCGGTGTTGGAGATGATGCACAGCCGAAAGCCAGCCTGCTTGAGCGCGGCCAGGGTGCCGACGACTTCAGGAAAGGGAGGCATCGCGGAAATGCTGGCGATCAGCATGTCGGCGTCCTCGGGACGGTACGCGAGGCCGAATTCTCCCATGGCCAGGCGCAACGATTCGCGCGTCACGTCGGCGAAGCGGCGATGTGGCGGCGTGCGTTCCAGCCGGTGCTCATGTTCGTCATAGACCGGGAGAAATTGCGCAGGGGTGGGCGTTTGCCGTCTGTCGGGATCCGGATTGGCGTCCAGGATACGGGCCATGGCGGCTTGCAGGCCTTCGTCCCATTGGATGAGTGTGCCGTAGCAGTCGAAGGTGAGCCATTGAGGACGGGGCAGATGATCCAGTGGCATGTCGGTTCCTGGTCGTTGAATGAACCCCCAGCGTAGAGGCCTGGCGGCATAGTTGTAAAATTAATAAATAAACTCAACTCAGTTGATTATTAACTATCGAGGCCTCATGCTGGATCTGGAACTACTCAAGACCCTGGTCTGCGTCGTGGACGAAGGCAGCTTCACGCGCGCCGCGAACCGCGTGCATCGCACGCAGTCGACGGTCAGCCAGCAAGTGCGCAAGCTCGAGCAAAGCGTGGGCAAGACGCTGCTATTGCGGGATCGGGCCGGCGGCAACGTGTCGGCGACCGAGGACGGCGAACTGATGCTGGTCTATGCGCGGCGGCTGCTGGCCATTGCTGGAGAGGCCGAGCATGTGCTGTCGAACCCGCGGGCGGCGCGTGTGCTGCGGCTGGGTGTGCCGGAGGATTTTGACGTGTCCCGGCTGACCGTGTTGCTGGCCGGCTTTGCGGCAAGCCATGCGGACGTGCGCCTGGAGACCATTAGCGGCATGAGCGCCGACCTGCGGGCCGGACTGGCCTCCGGGGACCTGGACCTGGCGCTGGTCAAGCGCGAGCCGGGCGAAGGGCCGTGCCTGGCGGCCTGGCCGGAACGCCTGGTCTGGGTGGGCGCCCTCGATCGGATCCGGAATGCGGCCGTGGTGCCGCTGGTCTTGTTCCCGCAGGGATGCATCTATCGCAAACGGATGATCTACGCCCTGGAAAGCGCCGGCCGGGCGTGGCATATCGCGTATCACAGCCATAGCCTGGCGGGCGTGCAGGCGGCGGTCGCCGCGGGGCTGGGCGTGAGCCTGCTGCCGGCATTCGCGCGGCTGCAGACGCATGCGGAATTGGGCGTGGAGGATGGGTTTGCGGCGGTGCCGCCGACGGAGCTGGCGATCATCGGCAACCCGCGCGCCTTGGGGCCGGTTGAGCAGGACCTTCTGGCGGCGCTGAAACAGGCCATAGGCGAGGACGCCCAGGCCCTCGCGGCGTAACGCCGACGATCAGCTCAGATCGCCATCCACGTAGAACCACTGCCCGCCTTCGCGGACAAAACGGCTGATCTCGTGCATCCGGCTGGCGCGGCCTGCCTGCCGGCTTCTGGCCACGAATTCGACGGTGGCGTGATCGGCGTCCTGAGCGGCCGCTGCCTTGACCTCGAGTCCCAGCCATTTCAGGTCGGCAGGATTGGGCTCGAGTGACGCGGGCCGCGTGCTGGGATGCCAGGTCGCCAGCAGGTATGGCAGCTTCTCCAGCACGAAGGCGCTGTAGCGGGATCGCATGAGGGCTTCGGCGGTGGGCGCCTGCATGGCCAGCGGGCCGTCATGCCAGCGGCCGCAGCAGTCGGGATAGGCGAGGGCGCCGCCACAGGGGCAGGGCGCCTTCGAACTACTGGATTTCTTTGTCACGATGAGTGGCAGGGCGTTCAGGCCCGCAGGTCGTTGTATTCGGGGTGGCGGCGCATATAGACCTCGGCGTAGGAGCACAAGGGGCGGACCTTCCAGCCGTTGGCACGCGCCGCAAGCAGTGCCTGGCGGGTCAGTTCGGCCGCGATGCCGCGCCCGCCGACCACGCTGGGAACACCGGTGTGGGTGATGGTCAGGGTGTTGTCCTGCAATTGGTAGTCCAGTACGCACAGCACGCCGTCTACGGTGGCGGTGAAACGGGAGCGTTCGGGGTCTTGCGTCACGGAAATCATTCGGAAAAATTCCTGAATTGAGGACGGGGTTGCATCCCCGTTGCATGGTTTGCAGGATACCAGCGGCAACGGCGGGCATGGCCTGGAGGCTGGATGGACTTCAGCGTTGCAAGGTCTTGAGCAAGGCGGTGAGCTGAGCGTCGCGCGTCTCCACCAGATCGGCGATGCTGCGATGGCCGGCCTCGGCGTTGACGCCTTCGATCAGGCGCTGCTGCAATTCGGGCGTGACATCGGGCGCGCCCAGATCGTCCCACCACGTTTGCACCGGCCCCAGCAGATGGTGCATGAAGTGCGCCATGCCGCCTTCGCCGCCGCCCAGGTTGAACGTCATGTGCGGGCCGAACAGGGCCCAGCGCAGGCCGGGGCCTTGCGATACCGCGGCGTCGATGTCCGCCACGCTGGCAACGTTTTCGGCGGCCAGGTGGA contains the following coding sequences:
- a CDS encoding YchJ family protein → MTKKSSSSKAPCPCGGALAYPDCCGRWHDGPLAMQAPTAEALMRSRYSAFVLEKLPYLLATWHPSTRPASLEPNPADLKWLGLEVKAAAAQDADHATVEFVARSRQAGRASRMHEISRFVREGGQWFYVDGDLS
- a CDS encoding aldolase, with the translated sequence MNQEPRFANALFHAEPVAALRADLALALRAAAAHGLGEGVCNHFSVALPGDPDHFLLNPRGLMWHEVQADDIVLIDAHGNKLAGRHEVEPTAMFIHAAIHRIAGKACVLHTHMPYATALTLTSDRGLDTTLSQNAMRFHGRLAIDEHYNGLALDVSEGERIAHAMQGADIVFLGNHGVVVCGERLDYAYDDLFFLERACTAQVLAQSTGRPLVPVSPELAAKVASQVQSERLQSELFFQALRRQLP
- a CDS encoding LysR substrate-binding domain-containing protein — translated: MLDLELLKTLVCVVDEGSFTRAANRVHRTQSTVSQQVRKLEQSVGKTLLLRDRAGGNVSATEDGELMLVYARRLLAIAGEAEHVLSNPRAARVLRLGVPEDFDVSRLTVLLAGFAASHADVRLETISGMSADLRAGLASGDLDLALVKREPGEGPCLAAWPERLVWVGALDRIRNAAVVPLVLFPQGCIYRKRMIYALESAGRAWHIAYHSHSLAGVQAAVAAGLGVSLLPAFARLQTHAELGVEDGFAAVPPTELAIIGNPRALGPVEQDLLAALKQAIGEDAQALAA
- a CDS encoding haloacid dehalogenase type II; amino-acid sequence: MPLDHLPRPQWLTFDCYGTLIQWDEGLQAAMARILDANPDPDRRQTPTPAQFLPVYDEHEHRLERTPPHRRFADVTRESLRLAMGEFGLAYRPEDADMLIASISAMPPFPEVVGTLAALKQAGFRLCIISNTDDDIIAGNVAQLGGHIDRVVTAEQAGAYKPSRKIFAHAHDSLGVTPDEVVHICASPHLDHAAARDIGFRCVWIDRGTGRKPLPDYRPDATVATLDRVPDLFRKAGWL
- a CDS encoding GNAT family N-acetyltransferase, which encodes MISVTQDPERSRFTATVDGVLCVLDYQLQDNTLTITHTGVPSVVGGRGIAAELTRQALLAARANGWKVRPLCSYAEVYMRRHPEYNDLRA